One window of Psychrobacillus sp. FSL H8-0483 genomic DNA carries:
- a CDS encoding hydroxymethylglutaryl-CoA lyase: protein MFSLPNKVTIIEVGPRDGLQNEKNEVPTEVKLAFIEKLQLAGVEEMELTSFVSPKWVPQMKDAQEIVANAKKVGRQFVLTPNEKGVELAIQANASSFAVFVGVSNSFNKKNINKTTQESMDELQPIVGKLLEQGNFVRACISTAFHCPYEGAIDSKKTIELCRKFVSWGVNELSVADTIGMANPKESYYLFDALLKEFPNTLITAHFHDTRKMGLANILAALQAGVNRFDTSTGGLGGCPFAPGATGNVATEDVVNMLEQMNIETNIDLDLLIEAVDTIEPFVSRPIETGMYKLSKSK, encoded by the coding sequence ATGTTTAGTTTACCAAATAAAGTGACAATTATCGAGGTAGGACCGAGAGATGGACTACAAAACGAGAAAAATGAAGTGCCTACAGAGGTAAAATTAGCGTTTATTGAAAAACTCCAATTGGCTGGGGTGGAAGAGATGGAATTGACCTCATTTGTATCACCAAAATGGGTTCCACAAATGAAAGATGCCCAAGAAATTGTTGCTAACGCTAAAAAAGTAGGACGACAATTTGTATTAACACCAAATGAAAAAGGTGTCGAACTTGCGATTCAAGCTAACGCTAGCAGCTTTGCTGTTTTTGTTGGGGTATCTAATAGCTTTAATAAGAAAAATATTAATAAAACAACGCAAGAAAGTATGGATGAACTTCAACCAATTGTGGGAAAACTACTAGAACAAGGGAATTTTGTACGTGCATGCATATCTACAGCTTTTCATTGTCCATATGAAGGAGCAATTGATTCCAAAAAAACAATCGAATTATGTAGAAAGTTTGTTTCTTGGGGTGTAAACGAACTAAGTGTTGCGGATACAATAGGAATGGCAAATCCAAAAGAAAGTTATTATCTATTTGATGCCTTACTAAAAGAATTTCCAAACACACTTATTACAGCTCATTTCCATGATACTCGAAAAATGGGACTAGCTAATATTTTGGCTGCACTTCAAGCTGGGGTTAACCGATTTGACACCTCTACCGGTGGATTGGGAGGTTGTCCTTTTGCCCCTGGTGCGACTGGAAATGTAGCAACCGAGGATGTTGTGAATATGCTAGAACAAATGAATATTGAAACGAATATTGACCTCGATTTATTAATAGAAGCTGTAGATACAATAGAACCATTTGTATCTCGCCCAATTGAAACGGGGATGTATAAACTATCCAAAAGCAAGTAG
- a CDS encoding acetyl-CoA C-acetyltransferase: MTNEVVIVSAVRTAIGSFQGALKDVPATKLGAIVIEKALEKAGVSKEVVDEVIMGNVLQAGLGQNPARQASIQAGLPQSVSALTINKVCGSGLKAIHLATQAIIAGDADIIVAGGMENMSQAPYLLKNARDGFRMGDQKVVDSMISDGLWCAFNDYHMGITAENLCDQYSITREEQDAFSARSQARAATAIEEGKFQDEIVPVEIPQRKGDPIIFDTDEYPKKDSTQEKLSGLRPAFKKDGSVTAGNASGINDGAAAVVVMSKAKADELGLKPLATIVANASAGVDPSIMGIGPVEAVKKVLNKSKISLADIDLIEANEAFAAQSIAVDRELVFNHDKLNVNGGAIALGHPIGASGARIFVSLLHEMEKQDAKTGLATLCIGGGQGVATIVTR, from the coding sequence GTGACAAATGAAGTAGTGATTGTTAGTGCAGTAAGAACTGCAATTGGGTCATTCCAAGGTGCGTTAAAAGATGTACCTGCAACAAAATTAGGGGCAATAGTAATTGAAAAAGCGTTGGAAAAAGCTGGGGTGTCAAAGGAAGTAGTAGATGAAGTGATAATGGGGAATGTCCTTCAAGCAGGTCTTGGGCAAAATCCAGCAAGACAAGCGTCCATTCAAGCAGGTTTACCACAATCTGTATCGGCACTTACCATTAATAAGGTATGTGGCTCTGGTTTAAAAGCAATTCATCTCGCAACTCAAGCAATTATTGCTGGTGATGCAGATATTATTGTAGCAGGTGGAATGGAGAACATGAGCCAAGCTCCTTATTTATTAAAAAATGCGAGAGATGGCTTCCGTATGGGCGATCAAAAAGTTGTGGATAGCATGATTTCAGATGGTTTATGGTGCGCCTTTAATGATTATCATATGGGAATTACAGCCGAAAACTTATGTGATCAATATAGCATTACAAGAGAAGAGCAAGATGCATTCTCTGCACGTTCACAGGCAAGAGCAGCAACAGCGATTGAAGAAGGAAAATTTCAGGATGAGATCGTCCCTGTAGAAATTCCACAGCGAAAAGGCGATCCAATCATATTTGATACGGATGAATATCCGAAAAAAGACTCCACGCAAGAAAAATTAAGTGGTCTTCGTCCAGCATTTAAAAAGGATGGATCTGTCACTGCAGGAAACGCTTCTGGTATTAATGATGGAGCCGCTGCAGTAGTCGTGATGTCTAAAGCGAAAGCAGATGAGTTAGGATTAAAACCTCTTGCGACAATCGTTGCAAATGCATCTGCCGGTGTAGATCCAAGTATTATGGGAATCGGACCAGTGGAAGCAGTGAAAAAAGTTTTGAACAAATCAAAAATTTCACTTGCGGATATTGATTTAATTGAAGCAAATGAAGCTTTTGCTGCCCAATCGATTGCTGTTGATAGAGAACTAGTGTTTAATCATGATAAACTAAATGTAAACGGTGGTGCTATTGCTTTAGGCCATCCAATTGGTGCAAGTGGAGCACGTATTTTTGTATCTTTACTCCATGAAATGGAGAAACAGGATGCAAAAACTGGACTTGCAACACTTTGTATCGGTGGTGGGCAAGGAGTAGCAACAATCGTTACACGATAA
- a CDS encoding YqkE family protein codes for MAKKKQRQQQRQVKPSTPKEEGNGLFDQLSSDVLAKLKETKKQLMAVEQEKEEERQAQLAFEKKQKEKNKSFEELLDEYGYGGSKF; via the coding sequence TTGGCGAAGAAAAAACAGAGACAACAACAGCGACAAGTAAAACCTTCTACTCCAAAGGAAGAAGGGAACGGTCTATTCGATCAACTTTCATCTGATGTACTTGCTAAACTAAAAGAGACAAAGAAACAACTAATGGCAGTGGAGCAAGAGAAAGAGGAAGAGCGACAAGCACAATTGGCTTTTGAGAAGAAGCAAAAAGAAAAAAATAAATCATTTGAAGAACTACTGGATGAATATGGTTATGGTGGTTCAAAGTTTTAA
- a CDS encoding aldo/keto reductase: MKTRQLGKSDIYVSEIGLGCMSLPTDQKNADKIIHTAIDNGITYFDTADLYDKGENEQIVGNSFKNNRQNIILATKVGNRMKESGDGWNWDPSKKWITAAVHESLKRLQTDYIDVYQLHGGTMEDDVDEVIDTMESLKKEGLIREYGISSIRPTVINRFLQKSNAVSVMMQYSLLDRRPEEWFSLLEKNDASLFSRGTLAKGLLTADGLNRANKTNEYLSYSNAELMETIEQLQSLNAPITSVALKYVLQRKVTGSMIIGASSREQLLESIEAYNVHVSEDILQKVNQITKQDVYTEHRV, encoded by the coding sequence TTGAAAACAAGACAATTAGGAAAAAGTGATATATATGTTTCGGAGATTGGGTTAGGTTGTATGTCGCTTCCAACAGATCAAAAAAATGCAGATAAAATTATCCATACAGCAATCGATAACGGAATTACTTATTTTGATACAGCAGATTTATATGATAAAGGTGAAAATGAACAGATTGTCGGAAATTCCTTCAAAAACAATCGACAGAATATTATCCTCGCAACGAAAGTCGGCAATCGCATGAAGGAATCAGGAGACGGCTGGAATTGGGATCCATCGAAGAAATGGATAACTGCAGCAGTTCACGAGTCATTAAAGCGTCTTCAAACTGATTATATAGATGTGTATCAATTACACGGAGGAACAATGGAAGATGATGTCGATGAAGTGATCGATACGATGGAATCACTGAAAAAGGAAGGACTTATCCGCGAATATGGTATCTCTTCTATTCGACCAACTGTGATTAATCGCTTTTTACAAAAAAGCAATGCTGTCTCCGTTATGATGCAATATAGTTTACTAGATAGAAGACCAGAAGAATGGTTTTCATTACTAGAGAAGAATGACGCTTCCTTGTTTAGTCGCGGAACCCTGGCTAAAGGATTATTAACTGCAGATGGGCTAAATCGCGCGAATAAAACCAATGAATATTTGTCATATTCTAATGCGGAATTAATGGAGACTATCGAACAATTACAATCTTTAAATGCCCCTATTACTTCCGTTGCACTTAAGTATGTATTACAAAGAAAAGTGACAGGTTCAATGATAATTGGTGCAAGTAGTAGAGAACAGCTTCTAGAATCCATCGAAGCATACAATGTGCATGTTTCGGAAGACATATTGCAAAAAGTTAACCAGATTACGAAACAAGATGTATATACAGAGCATAGAGTTTAA
- a CDS encoding NUDIX hydrolase, which yields MKKFEEKTTQSDLIYKGRIITLQVDEVLLPNGKTSNREIVKHPGAVAVIALTKDKKIILVEQYRKALERSLVEIPAGKMELGELPEVTALRELEEETGYTASKLQYVQSFATSPGFADEIIHLYFAENIEKMTVKADLDEDEFVELMHVSMEEMEGLIANKQVYDAKTAFAFLWLKDYLKLA from the coding sequence ATGAAAAAATTTGAGGAAAAAACTACTCAATCTGATCTTATATACAAAGGGAGAATTATCACCTTACAAGTGGATGAAGTCTTACTCCCAAACGGAAAAACTAGTAACAGAGAGATTGTGAAACACCCGGGAGCAGTAGCTGTTATTGCTTTGACGAAAGATAAAAAGATTATCTTAGTAGAACAATATCGAAAAGCGTTAGAACGTTCCTTAGTAGAAATTCCTGCTGGGAAAATGGAACTTGGCGAACTGCCAGAAGTAACTGCACTCCGAGAATTGGAAGAAGAGACCGGGTATACCGCTAGTAAGCTGCAATATGTTCAATCTTTTGCCACATCTCCTGGGTTTGCAGATGAGATTATACATCTCTATTTTGCAGAGAATATAGAGAAAATGACAGTAAAAGCAGATCTAGATGAGGATGAGTTTGTTGAGTTAATGCATGTTTCTATGGAAGAAATGGAAGGTTTAATTGCTAATAAACAAGTCTATGATGCGAAAACAGCTTTTGCATTTCTTTGGTTAAAAGATTATTTAAAATTGGCATGA
- a CDS encoding Fur family transcriptional regulator produces the protein MESRIDRIKKQLSGASYKLTPQREATVRVLLENEEDHLSAEDVFLLVREKSPEIGLATVYRTLELLNELNVVDKIQFGDGVSRYDLRQEGAAHFHHHLVCIECGAVDEIQEDLLEDVEAIVEKKWNFIIKDHRLTFHGICHRCQDK, from the coding sequence ATGGAGAGCCGTATTGATCGTATTAAAAAACAATTATCTGGTGCGAGCTATAAACTGACGCCACAGCGTGAAGCGACAGTCCGAGTTTTGCTAGAAAATGAAGAGGATCATTTGAGTGCAGAGGATGTATTTTTACTAGTTAGAGAGAAGTCCCCTGAGATAGGACTTGCTACAGTTTATCGTACATTAGAATTATTAAATGAATTGAATGTTGTGGATAAAATTCAATTTGGAGATGGCGTATCACGCTACGATTTACGACAAGAAGGTGCAGCTCATTTTCATCATCATCTTGTTTGTATTGAATGTGGTGCAGTGGACGAAATACAGGAAGATTTATTAGAAGACGTAGAAGCTATTGTTGAGAAAAAATGGAACTTTATTATTAAGGATCATCGATTAACTTTTCACGGTATATGTCATCGTTGCCAAGATAAATAA
- the xerD gene encoding site-specific tyrosine recombinase XerD has translation MKDGLLHLEDYLHFLRIERQLANNTLVSYKKDLTEYLKSILETQQLHKLDVVERQHILVHLRKLKEEGKSARTIARHISSIRSFHQFLLREKVTSKDPTIHLELPQLEQKLPNFLSVDELNNLLSSINLSKPQGVRDLAMFEIMYASGMRISECLSLNLEDLHLTMGFVRVFGKGGKERIIPLGGAAIRACTQYIEEARPKLLKSSERTDAIFVNQRGKRLTRQGIWKLLNKHALNAGIQKDITPHVLRHTFATHLIENGADLRAVQEMLGHADIATTQIYTHVSKTRLKEVYKQFHPRA, from the coding sequence TTGAAAGACGGGTTACTTCACTTAGAGGACTATTTACATTTTTTACGTATTGAGCGTCAATTGGCAAATAACACACTCGTTTCTTACAAAAAAGATTTAACAGAGTATTTAAAATCTATACTAGAAACACAGCAATTACATAAGCTAGATGTGGTAGAGCGTCAGCATATCCTTGTCCATCTTCGAAAACTAAAAGAAGAAGGTAAGTCTGCTCGAACAATTGCCAGACATATATCATCCATTCGTTCCTTTCATCAATTTTTATTGCGTGAGAAAGTGACGAGTAAAGATCCAACGATCCATTTGGAACTTCCCCAACTAGAACAAAAATTACCTAACTTTTTATCTGTTGACGAACTTAATAATCTACTAAGTAGTATCAATTTATCAAAGCCACAAGGTGTGAGAGATTTAGCTATGTTTGAAATAATGTATGCGAGTGGTATGCGTATTAGTGAGTGTTTAAGTTTAAACTTAGAAGATTTACACTTAACGATGGGGTTTGTGAGAGTATTCGGTAAAGGCGGCAAAGAACGCATCATTCCTTTAGGTGGTGCTGCTATTCGTGCATGTACTCAATATATTGAGGAAGCAAGACCAAAACTACTAAAATCTAGTGAGCGTACAGATGCAATATTCGTCAATCAAAGAGGGAAGCGTTTAACAAGACAAGGAATCTGGAAATTATTAAATAAGCACGCATTAAATGCCGGTATACAAAAAGATATAACCCCTCATGTGCTACGACATACGTTTGCTACTCATTTAATCGAAAATGGAGCAGATTTACGTGCGGTTCAAGAAATGCTAGGGCATGCAGATATTGCTACTACTCAAATTTATACACATGTAAGTAAGACAAGGTTAAAAGAAGTATACAAACAATTTCATCCTCGTGCATAA
- the deoB gene encoding phosphopentomutase: MYKFKRIHVIVMDSVGIGEAPDAAAFGDVGSHTIGHIAEQMNGLHMPVMQKLGLGNIDTIKGILPADKPTAYYGKMQEASVGKDTMTGHWEIMGLNIHTPFKVYPNGFPEELVKALEEKTGRKVIGNKPASGTEILDELGEEHMQTGAIIVYTSADPVLQIAAHEEIIPLEELYRICEIARELTLSDEFLVGRIIARPFVGEPGNFIRTSNRHDYALKPFGRTAMNELQDAGLDVIAIGKIHDIYNGEGITSAERTKDNMDGMDKFIATLDKDFTGISFINLVDFDALFGHRRDPIGYGKALEEFDARLKEVLPKLTEEDLLIITADHGNDPTMPGTDHTREYVPLTVYSPRFNEITELPLRTTFADIGATISENFGVAKTAFGDSFLSLLK, encoded by the coding sequence ATGTACAAATTTAAGCGCATACATGTTATCGTCATGGATTCTGTTGGCATTGGAGAAGCTCCAGATGCAGCAGCTTTCGGTGATGTAGGCTCACATACTATAGGACATATTGCAGAACAAATGAACGGTCTTCATATGCCGGTAATGCAAAAATTAGGATTAGGTAATATTGACACGATCAAAGGCATTCTTCCAGCTGATAAGCCCACAGCGTACTATGGGAAAATGCAAGAAGCTTCTGTTGGGAAGGATACAATGACTGGCCACTGGGAAATTATGGGTCTAAACATTCATACACCTTTTAAAGTATATCCGAATGGATTTCCAGAAGAATTAGTAAAAGCATTAGAAGAGAAAACAGGTCGTAAAGTTATTGGAAATAAACCAGCGAGTGGTACAGAAATTTTGGATGAACTTGGGGAAGAGCATATGCAAACAGGCGCTATTATTGTGTATACATCTGCTGACCCTGTTTTACAGATTGCTGCGCATGAAGAGATTATTCCATTAGAAGAATTATATCGAATTTGTGAAATTGCTCGTGAGCTAACATTGTCAGATGAGTTTTTAGTTGGCCGAATTATCGCTCGTCCTTTCGTTGGAGAACCAGGAAACTTTATTCGTACTTCAAATCGTCACGACTATGCATTAAAACCATTTGGCCGTACAGCTATGAATGAATTACAAGATGCTGGACTAGATGTTATTGCAATCGGTAAGATACATGATATCTACAATGGAGAAGGTATAACTTCTGCCGAAAGAACGAAAGATAACATGGATGGGATGGATAAATTCATCGCCACATTAGATAAGGATTTTACTGGAATTAGCTTTATAAATTTAGTCGATTTTGATGCGTTATTTGGACATCGTCGTGATCCAATTGGATATGGTAAAGCATTAGAAGAGTTTGATGCCCGATTAAAAGAAGTTTTACCTAAGTTAACAGAAGAAGATTTGTTAATTATTACAGCAGATCATGGAAATGATCCGACGATGCCAGGAACAGATCACACACGTGAATATGTTCCTCTGACTGTATATTCTCCAAGATTTAACGAAATAACAGAATTACCTCTTCGCACAACGTTTGCGGATATTGGTGCGACAATTTCTGAAAATTTTGGCGTAGCAAAAACAGCATTTGGAGATAGTTTTCTATCTTTATTAAAATAA
- a CDS encoding pyrimidine-nucleoside phosphorylase has protein sequence MRMIDIIEKKRDGHPLTKEEIEFFITGYTNNTIPDYQMSALLMAIFFQNMNDDERANLTLAMVNSGEQIDLSAIEGVKVDKHSTGGVGDTTTLVLGPLVAACGVPVAKMSGRGLGHTGGTIDKLEAIEGFHVELTSEQFVKQVNEIKVAVIGQSGNLTPADKKLYALRDVTATVNSIPLIASSIMSKKIAAGAGAIVLDVKTGDGAFMKTTEDARALAKAMVRIGNNVGRTTMAIISDMSQPLGNAIGNSLEVIEAIDTLKGNGPKDLTELCLTLGSQMVVVGEKADTLEEAREMLLQVIKDGSALEIFKQFIKWQGGNEKIVDDVSLLPQAAYTFEVPASKDGYVTFMEADEVGTAAMLLGAGRATKESEIDLAVGIKLNKKVGDSVKKGESLATIHANSENVEEVLNKLTQFIEIESTRKEAPPLIYEIITE, from the coding sequence ATGAGAATGATTGATATTATTGAAAAAAAGAGAGACGGTCATCCTTTAACAAAAGAGGAGATTGAATTCTTTATAACTGGATACACGAATAATACGATTCCAGATTACCAAATGAGCGCGCTTCTTATGGCCATTTTCTTTCAAAATATGAATGACGATGAACGAGCTAATTTAACTTTAGCAATGGTGAACTCTGGAGAGCAAATTGATTTATCTGCGATTGAAGGTGTCAAAGTTGATAAGCATTCCACTGGTGGAGTCGGTGACACGACTACGTTAGTTCTAGGGCCGCTAGTAGCAGCATGTGGTGTTCCCGTTGCTAAAATGAGTGGACGTGGGTTAGGTCATACTGGAGGAACCATTGATAAGTTAGAAGCAATTGAAGGTTTCCATGTGGAGCTTACATCTGAACAATTCGTTAAACAAGTAAATGAGATAAAAGTTGCCGTAATCGGACAAAGTGGAAATTTAACGCCAGCGGATAAGAAATTGTATGCGCTGCGTGATGTGACTGCTACTGTTAACAGTATTCCTTTAATAGCGAGCTCTATTATGAGTAAGAAAATCGCAGCAGGAGCAGGAGCGATCGTTTTAGATGTGAAAACTGGTGACGGCGCATTTATGAAAACAACAGAAGATGCACGTGCATTAGCAAAAGCGATGGTACGAATCGGAAATAATGTTGGAAGAACAACAATGGCCATTATTTCTGATATGAGTCAACCTCTTGGAAACGCGATTGGAAACTCCTTGGAAGTCATAGAGGCAATTGATACGTTAAAAGGAAATGGACCAAAAGATTTAACTGAGCTTTGTTTGACCCTTGGCAGCCAAATGGTAGTCGTTGGAGAGAAAGCGGATACACTAGAAGAAGCAAGAGAAATGTTGCTTCAAGTAATTAAAGATGGTTCGGCTCTAGAAATCTTTAAACAGTTTATCAAATGGCAAGGTGGAAATGAAAAAATTGTGGATGATGTGTCATTACTTCCACAAGCAGCTTATACATTTGAAGTGCCAGCCTCAAAAGATGGCTACGTAACATTTATGGAAGCAGATGAAGTTGGTACTGCTGCAATGTTATTAGGTGCAGGACGAGCAACAAAGGAATCTGAAATTGATTTAGCAGTAGGGATTAAGCTAAATAAAAAAGTTGGAGATTCTGTTAAAAAAGGTGAATCACTTGCAACTATACATGCAAATTCGGAGAATGTAGAGGAAGTGTTGAATAAATTGACTCAATTTATTGAAATAGAATCTACAAGAAAAGAAGCTCCTCCTTTAATTTATGAAATAATTACAGAATAA
- a CDS encoding anti-sigma factor antagonist (This anti-anti-sigma factor, or anti-sigma factor antagonist, belongs to a family that includes characterized members SpoIIAA, RsbV, RsfA, and RsfB.), with protein sequence MIHEVEKVGDEIIIIRLKGELDHHSTNDIRNEIVPMIKNGSIKVIVWNLKDLHFMDSSGIGLILGRMRELAPIDGQTIIVNPSPTMRKIFQFAGLSPYIYSESEIEIMSKLGGIVYGQ encoded by the coding sequence ATGATTCATGAAGTAGAAAAAGTTGGAGACGAAATTATTATTATTCGATTAAAAGGTGAGCTAGACCATCATAGTACAAATGATATCCGAAACGAGATAGTTCCAATGATTAAAAATGGTTCTATTAAAGTAATAGTTTGGAATTTAAAAGATTTGCATTTTATGGATAGCTCAGGAATAGGACTTATCCTAGGTAGAATGCGAGAACTAGCTCCAATAGATGGACAAACTATCATTGTGAATCCATCACCAACCATGCGTAAAATTTTTCAGTTTGCGGGGTTAAGCCCATATATTTATAGCGAGTCAGAAATTGAAATAATGTCAAAATTAGGAGGAATTGTTTATGGACAATGA
- the spoIIAB gene encoding anti-sigma F factor, producing MDNEITLSFIAKSENEALARMVMSSFIAAIDPTIEELSEFKTVISEAVTNAIVHGYEEDGVGKIEIHAQRTNRDIVVSIVDYGRGIRDVTQAREPLFTTKPEQERSGMGFTIMESFSDDVEIYSIPDRGTTVTITKKFVPIQESCRIV from the coding sequence ATGGACAATGAGATCACACTATCTTTTATTGCCAAAAGCGAGAATGAAGCATTAGCAAGAATGGTTATGTCTAGTTTTATCGCGGCAATAGATCCAACAATCGAAGAACTATCTGAATTTAAAACGGTGATTTCGGAAGCAGTAACAAACGCTATTGTACATGGCTATGAGGAGGATGGAGTTGGTAAGATCGAAATTCATGCACAAAGAACAAATCGAGATATTGTAGTTTCCATCGTGGATTATGGTCGTGGAATTCGAGATGTTACGCAAGCGCGTGAACCTCTTTTTACAACTAAGCCAGAACAAGAACGTTCGGGTATGGGATTTACGATTATGGAAAGTTTTAGTGATGATGTGGAGATATACTCAATTCCTGATAGGGGGACGACTGTAACTATTACGAAGAAATTTGTACCAATTCAAGAATCTTGTAGGATCGTCTAA
- a CDS encoding SigF/SigG family RNA polymerase sporulation sigma factor: MMNNNKPTTLLTQEKMRELIALSQAGDKLARQQMIEGNTRLVWSIVQRFASRGADLEDLFQIGCIGLMKSVDKFDLSYEVKFSTYAVPMIIGEIQRFLRDDGMVKISRSIRELNFKIRHATDDFLKMHERQPTILELASILEVSREEIVMAADALRDPASLQEQLYENESGDALTLMDQMKDERSEKSFDHIPLRELVEKLEKREQMIIYLRYYLDCTQSDIAERLGISQVQVSRLEKKILTQLKTWLVPVGFANNSKAKDR; this comes from the coding sequence ATGATGAATAATAATAAGCCGACTACTTTATTGACGCAAGAGAAAATGAGGGAACTCATAGCTCTATCGCAAGCTGGGGATAAACTTGCAAGACAGCAGATGATTGAAGGTAATACAAGATTAGTTTGGTCCATTGTTCAACGATTTGCTTCCAGAGGAGCGGATTTAGAGGATTTGTTTCAAATAGGTTGTATCGGTCTAATGAAGTCGGTTGATAAGTTTGATTTGTCTTATGAGGTAAAGTTTTCTACGTATGCGGTTCCGATGATTATTGGAGAAATTCAGCGATTTTTAAGAGACGACGGAATGGTGAAAATAAGCCGCTCTATTCGTGAATTAAATTTTAAAATTCGTCATGCAACGGACGATTTTTTAAAAATGCATGAACGTCAGCCAACTATTTTAGAACTTGCAAGTATATTAGAAGTCTCTAGAGAAGAAATTGTGATGGCCGCAGACGCATTGAGAGACCCAGCATCCTTACAAGAGCAACTCTATGAGAATGAAAGTGGGGATGCACTAACATTAATGGATCAAATGAAAGATGAACGATCAGAAAAGTCCTTTGACCATATACCTCTCAGAGAATTGGTAGAAAAACTTGAAAAAAGAGAACAAATGATTATTTATTTACGTTATTACTTAGACTGTACACAAAGTGATATTGCAGAAAGATTAGGTATTTCTCAAGTACAAGTATCGAGATTAGAGAAAAAAATTCTAACTCAGCTAAAGACTTGGCTAGTACCTGTAGGTTTTGCTAATAATTCAAAAGCTAAAGATAGGTGA